The region ATCCTCCATTTCAAGGAGCAGGCCGTCGTCGGAAACCTCCTTAATCTTCAAGACGATAACGGTTATATTATCGTGTCCCCTGCGTTCATTGGAAAGATCCACTAAGGCTCGGCAGGCCTGATCAGGCTGTTTTTTAAGAACGATATCACGGATCTCATTGGCAGAGACATTGTCACTTAACCCGTCGCTGCAGATTACCATGATGTCGTCCTTATGAATCTGAAGTTCGCTGGTATCGGGCTTTACCGTTTCTTCAACACCCACAGCCCGTGTCAGCATGTGTCGAAACTGTTTCCCCAACGGTTTGGCTCCCTTGGGGGCTATGGCTGCATGTTCGGCCGCCCAGGTATGCGGGACGTATAGGTTCTCGACGGCTCCTTTTCGAATCAGGTAGACCGGGCTGTCGCCCACGTTGGAGACAATCAGGGTATTGCCGGTTAAATAAATCGCCGACACGGTGGATCCCATGCCCTGGTAAGACTCCGAGCTCTGGGAATGCTGATATACCGATCGATTGGCCCGATGGATGCCGGCCACAAGATAGTTGGCCTCCTTGGAAAGCGAACTGTCAAAGGTGTCCATATCATCCGCTGTCATTTCAGGGTTGAATGCTTTCATGTGGTCTCGCAGGACTTCCACCACCATTTTGCTGGCGACCTCGCCGGCCTTGTGTCCACCCATGCCATCGGCCACCACATAAAGTCGCATGTCATCATTTAGAAAGTAAGAGTCTTCGTTACTTTCACGCCGTCTGCCGACATCGGTTATTCCAGCGGATTCAACTACTATCATATGATCACCCTTTGACCGGCCTGCTCCCCGCCGCGAAGCACTGACGCATGTCAGAACCCCCGCCCTTCAGGGCGGGGAGCTTCACAAATCCAGTTAACAACTCAACGAATCGACCATTTAACGAAGTTAAAAAACCTAACCTGAGCGTTTCAAATTTTAAGAATGAACGATTTTATATTATTTTAAAGGAATTTTATCGATTTATATTCTTAAAATTTGAAACCCTTCGGGATTGCCGATCTTACCGCATCTACGGCGTCAGATGCCGTCACGCATAGCCGACTATAGCGAAACGACATCTTCCTTGTATCTACGGCAACCTCGACAATCGCTCAATTTAGGAAAAATATAGATGAAATAGAACCTGTGTGTCAATGATGTTCATCATTAAACCGGATTTCTCAACAGCCGGATTCATTCGGAACAAAATGGCAGGGGAGTTGATTGAACGCTCCTTAGTATGCCGGATACGATCAAACACTATATCTTGATGATTTATTTTGTTTGACATGCTGGAGCAATTTATTTATATATATGAAATTTAAGCTAAATTTTATCACTATCAATTTTAAGGGGCGCTCATGGAAAAAACGCTATTCATTTTTAATTGGAAGATAAAAAGCAAAACAAAATATAATAGATAATGCCATAAACGAAATTCTCAATGGCGGCACACCGCGGAAAATCAAAGCTGAATATTTTTGATAGAAAATTGCTAACCGGTAGCGATTAGAAAAGAGAGCGCAGATGGATGAAAAAAGCAGCAGAGCAGACCGGCCCTTTCCGTTGATGTATTTCAAGAGACGATCCATTTCCAGAAACCTGACCATAAGCCTTTCTCTGGTCGTATTCTTGGTTATGGGTACAATCCTGACATTCGTATACTCCAAACAGTCCCGGCAGATGCGCCAGGAGATAGAAAATAAGGCCGACGAATGTGTTTGCATGATTGCAGAGCTCCTGTCTCTGCCCATGTGGAACTTTGACCGCAAAAATATTGAGCAGGTTTGTTCCGTGTTTGCCCAAAACGAACTGATCGGCAAAATCAGGATAGTCGATGCCCACGGGCAGCCGCTTTTTGACTTTAATAAAGGTGACAACCAGGATCCCATCGTCAAGAGGGCCAGGAGTATCGAATACCAGGGCCGGGTCATCGGAAATGCCGAAGTTATGTTCACCCTGGGTGATTACAACAAGAAATTGCTCCTGCTTTTAACCAGTTCGGTCGTGACCCTTGGCGGGTCGATTATCGCCATTATCGTCAGCACGGGTTTTTTCTTGGGCCTGTTTTTACGTAAACCCCTGACAGTGCTGCAGCGCAGCATGGACCTGGTGGCCCAGGGCGATTATTCCTATGGGTTCGAAAAAATTCGTCAGATGGAATTGGCCGGGATCGCCAAGCGATTCAGCCAGATGGCTGAAAACATTCAGACCAGGGAAACGGCCCTGCAGAACATAAACACCGAACTCCAGGATGAGATCGGCGAACGTCAACGTGCGGAGAAAGCGCTGCGGCAGAGCGAAGAAAAGTACAGATTTTTAGTGATGAACCTTCCGGGTATTGTTTACAGGGGATTCAAAGACTGGTCTGTGGAGTTCATTGATGAGAAGATCGAGCTGTTAACCGGTTATCCAATGGAAGAATTTAACTCCAAAGGAGTGAAGTGGTCCGATTTAATTGTTGCACAAGATATTGAGATTGTAAAAGAAAAATTTATTCATGCCATCAAAACGGATCGGTCGTATATAAGGGAATATCGGATCAGAACCAATTCCGGAAATATTCTCTGGATCCGGGATAGAGGGCAGATCGTCCGTGACGAAAGCGGCGAGATTGAATACGTGAGCGGCGTTTTTTTCGATATTACCGACCGCATGCAGGCCGACCAGGAACGTATCCGTCTGGCGACCGCCGTCGAACAGGCTGCGGAGAGCGTTATTATTTCCGACAGACCCGGAACCATCCAGTATGTCAATCCTGCCTTCGAGCGGCTCAGCGGGTTCCGTCGCGAAGAGATCGTGGGCCATAACTTCCGCATTCTAAAAAGCGACCGCCATGACGAGATTTTTTACAAAAAAATGTGGGGGATTATCTCGCGGGGGGATGTCTGGCAGGGCCATATCGTCAACACCATGAAGGATGGTACCCTGCGCGAATTCGAGACAACCATCTCACCTGTTTTGGACAGTTCCGGTGTGATCGTTAACTTTGTTTCCGTCAATCGCGATGTCACCCAGGTAGTCGCGCTTGAAGCCCAGCTTCGCCACGTCCAGAAGATGCAAGTCGTCGGAACCCTGGCCGGCGGCATCGCCCATGACTTCAACAACCTGCTGCAAGCCATTCAGGGGTATGCCGAACTGCTGCTCTTGGGCAAGGAGCGTGATGAATCCGGCCAGCGGGAGCTGCAGGAGATCTTCAAAGCCACGCAAAGAGGCGCAGAATTGACCCAGCAACTGCTCACTTTCGGCCGCAAGATAGAGAGCAAAAGGCGACCCCTTGATCTTAACAAACGGATAAGGGAAGTGAAAAACTTGTTGGAGCGCACCATTCCCAAGATGATCAAGATAGAACTTTATCTGGCTGAAAATCTAAATTTTGTCGATGCCGATCCGGTCCAGATGGAGCAGATCCTCATGAACCTGGCCCTCAATGCCAAAGACGCCATGCCTGATGGGGGCGAACTGGTCATCGAGACGGAAAATGTGATCTTGGATCAAGAATACTGCAAGACCCATTTAGGAGCAGTCCCCGGAAAATTCGTGCTGTTGAGCATCTCGGATACCGGCGAGGGCATGGATAAAGAAACACTTGAGCACATCTTCGAACCCTTTTTTACTACCAAGGAGGTCGGCAAGGGAACCGGTCTTGGCCTGGCCATGATCTACGGCATTGTTAAAAATCACGAAGGCTTTATCATGTGTTACAGCGAGCCGGGCGAGGGGACGACGTTTAAGATTTATCTGCCGGTAATTGCATCATCGGAAGCAGCCAGCGAAACCAAGGCGCCGGCAGGAGAAATCAAAGGCGGCTGC is a window of Candidatus Desulfatibia profunda DNA encoding:
- a CDS encoding PAS domain S-box protein, translating into MDEKSSRADRPFPLMYFKRRSISRNLTISLSLVVFLVMGTILTFVYSKQSRQMRQEIENKADECVCMIAELLSLPMWNFDRKNIEQVCSVFAQNELIGKIRIVDAHGQPLFDFNKGDNQDPIVKRARSIEYQGRVIGNAEVMFTLGDYNKKLLLLLTSSVVTLGGSIIAIIVSTGFFLGLFLRKPLTVLQRSMDLVAQGDYSYGFEKIRQMELAGIAKRFSQMAENIQTRETALQNINTELQDEIGERQRAEKALRQSEEKYRFLVMNLPGIVYRGFKDWSVEFIDEKIELLTGYPMEEFNSKGVKWSDLIVAQDIEIVKEKFIHAIKTDRSYIREYRIRTNSGNILWIRDRGQIVRDESGEIEYVSGVFFDITDRMQADQERIRLATAVEQAAESVIISDRPGTIQYVNPAFERLSGFRREEIVGHNFRILKSDRHDEIFYKKMWGIISRGDVWQGHIVNTMKDGTLREFETTISPVLDSSGVIVNFVSVNRDVTQVVALEAQLRHVQKMQVVGTLAGGIAHDFNNLLQAIQGYAELLLLGKERDESGQRELQEIFKATQRGAELTQQLLTFGRKIESKRRPLDLNKRIREVKNLLERTIPKMIKIELYLAENLNFVDADPVQMEQILMNLALNAKDAMPDGGELVIETENVILDQEYCKTHLGAVPGKFVLLSISDTGEGMDKETLEHIFEPFFTTKEVGKGTGLGLAMIYGIVKNHEGFIMCYSEPGEGTTFKIYLPVIASSEAASETKAPAGEIKGGCETILLVDDEKTIRDIGKQILETYGYTVLTAADGETALELYRKEQERIELVLLDLIMPGMGGRKCLEELLKLNSRAKIVIITGYSMNGPAKEVLKSGPKGLINKPYDMGQMLEKVRKVLDEKL
- a CDS encoding protein phosphatase 2C domain-containing protein, which translates into the protein MIVVESAGITDVGRRRESNEDSYFLNDDMRLYVVADGMGGHKAGEVASKMVVEVLRDHMKAFNPEMTADDMDTFDSSLSKEANYLVAGIHRANRSVYQHSQSSESYQGMGSTVSAIYLTGNTLIVSNVGDSPVYLIRKGAVENLYVPHTWAAEHAAIAPKGAKPLGKQFRHMLTRAVGVEETVKPDTSELQIHKDDIMVICSDGLSDNVSANEIRDIVLKKQPDQACRALVDLSNERRGHDNITVIVLKIKEVSDDGLLLEMEDDQLELKDEISREKTKIAVEYDTEDGSYQSFVRSINRDGVFIETGESFSIGQDIMMTFSVGEGHSPFMITGKVISRSPEGIEVKFEPLSPDEQEMIKTLIEKSG